A stretch of the Staphylococcus sp. NRL 16/872 genome encodes the following:
- the rnr gene encoding ribonuclease R, whose translation MNLKQSIEEIVKQPDYEPMSVSDFQDALGLNSADSFRDLIKVLVELEQAGLVERTKTDRYQRKQSKKATSSKLIKGTLSQNKKGFAFLRPEDEDMEDIFIPPTKINRALDGDTVIVEIQRSKGEHKGKIEGEVKSIEKHSVTQVVGTYSEAKHFGFVIPDDKRIMQDIFIPKGQSLGAVDGHKVLVQITKYADGTDNPEGHVSAILGHKNDPGVDILSIIYQHGIEIEFPDNVLKEAEGVPEEIKPEEIKGRTDLRDELTITIDGADAKDLDDAISVKKLSNGHTELTVSIADVSYYVKEDSALDKEAYDRATSVYLVDRVIPMIPHRLSNGICSLNPEVDRLTLSCRMEINERGEVVNHEIFDSVIHSNYRMTYDAVNQIITDKNPEIRKQYQEITPMLDLAQELSNRLIQMRKRRGEIDFDISEAKVIVNNEGLPTDVVLRERGEGERLIESFMLAANETVAEHFNRLEVPFIYRVHEQPKSDRLRQFFDFITNFGIMVKGTGEDIHPSTLQSIQEEVEGRSEQMVISTMMLRSMQQAHYDDTNLGHFGLSAEYYTHFTSPIRRYPDLTVHRLIRKYLIDKSMNNKELHKWEDKLPELAEHTSQRERRAIEAERDTDELKKAEYMIQHIGDEFEGIVSSVANFGMFIELPNTIEGMVHISNMTDDYYNFDERQMALIGERQAKVFRIGDEVKVKVTHVDVDERMIDFQIVGMPLPKNDRSQRPARGKTIQAKTRGKSLDKSKDDSNKGKKKKRKQRKGKNQRNRDKQGKTNHKPFYKDKSVKKKSRRKKK comes from the coding sequence ATGAATTTAAAGCAATCCATTGAAGAAATTGTAAAACAGCCAGATTATGAACCGATGTCGGTGTCTGATTTTCAAGATGCTTTAGGTCTTAATAGTGCCGACTCATTTAGAGATTTAATAAAGGTGCTAGTAGAACTCGAACAGGCAGGTTTAGTAGAGAGAACTAAAACTGATAGATATCAACGTAAGCAATCTAAAAAAGCAACAAGTTCCAAATTAATTAAAGGGACATTAAGCCAAAATAAAAAAGGCTTCGCTTTCTTGCGTCCAGAGGATGAAGATATGGAAGATATTTTTATTCCCCCTACAAAAATCAACCGTGCTTTAGATGGTGATACAGTTATAGTTGAAATTCAAAGATCTAAAGGTGAACACAAAGGTAAAATTGAAGGGGAAGTTAAATCCATTGAGAAACACTCAGTGACACAAGTAGTAGGAACTTATAGTGAGGCTAAACACTTTGGCTTTGTTATTCCAGATGACAAGCGTATAATGCAAGATATTTTCATTCCTAAAGGGCAGAGTTTAGGTGCTGTAGATGGTCATAAGGTCCTTGTCCAAATTACTAAGTATGCAGATGGTACGGATAATCCAGAAGGCCACGTGTCTGCAATATTAGGTCATAAAAATGATCCAGGCGTAGATATATTATCTATTATTTACCAACATGGCATTGAAATTGAATTTCCTGATAATGTCTTGAAAGAAGCGGAAGGCGTACCCGAAGAAATCAAGCCTGAGGAAATTAAAGGACGTACTGATCTACGCGACGAATTAACGATTACGATTGATGGCGCAGATGCGAAAGACTTGGATGACGCTATCAGTGTGAAAAAATTATCGAACGGTCACACTGAGTTAACAGTAAGTATCGCTGATGTAAGTTATTATGTTAAAGAAGATTCAGCTTTAGACAAAGAAGCATATGATAGAGCGACAAGTGTTTATTTAGTAGACCGTGTTATTCCAATGATTCCACATCGTTTAAGTAATGGTATTTGTTCATTAAATCCAGAAGTAGACCGTTTAACATTAAGTTGTCGAATGGAAATTAATGAACGTGGTGAAGTAGTAAATCATGAAATCTTCGACAGTGTAATTCATTCTAATTATAGAATGACATACGATGCGGTTAATCAAATCATTACTGATAAAAATCCAGAGATTCGTAAGCAATATCAAGAAATTACGCCTATGCTTGATTTGGCTCAGGAGTTATCAAATCGTTTAATTCAAATGCGTAAACGTCGTGGTGAAATAGACTTCGATATTAGTGAAGCGAAAGTAATAGTCAATAATGAAGGCTTGCCAACTGATGTTGTATTACGGGAACGTGGTGAAGGTGAACGTCTAATCGAGTCATTCATGTTAGCTGCCAATGAAACAGTGGCAGAGCATTTTAATAGATTAGAGGTACCTTTCATTTATCGTGTGCACGAACAACCGAAATCAGATCGTTTACGCCAATTCTTCGACTTCATTACAAACTTTGGCATTATGGTTAAAGGTACTGGAGAAGATATCCATCCTTCAACATTACAATCTATTCAAGAAGAGGTTGAAGGCCGTTCAGAACAAATGGTTATCTCTACAATGATGCTACGTTCAATGCAACAAGCACATTATGATGATACTAACTTAGGTCACTTTGGTTTATCAGCAGAATATTATACGCACTTTACGTCTCCAATTCGACGTTATCCTGACTTAACTGTGCATCGCTTAATTCGAAAATATCTCATCGATAAATCAATGAATAATAAAGAGTTGCACAAATGGGAAGATAAATTGCCTGAATTAGCAGAGCATACGTCACAACGTGAACGTCGTGCTATCGAAGCAGAGCGTGATACAGATGAATTGAAAAAAGCTGAATATATGATTCAACATATCGGCGATGAATTTGAAGGTATCGTAAGTTCAGTAGCAAACTTCGGTATGTTTATTGAATTACCTAACACGATTGAAGGTATGGTTCATATTTCTAATATGACAGATGATTATTATAACTTTGATGAACGCCAAATGGCTTTAATTGGTGAACGCCAAGCTAAAGTATTCCGTATTGGTGATGAAGTTAAGGTTAAAGTAACGCATGTTGATGTCGATGAACGAATGATTGACTTCCAAATTGTCGGTATGCCTTTACCTAAAAATGATAGAAGCCAACGTCCAGCAAGAGGTAAAACTATTCAAGCTAAAACACGTGGCAAATCTTTAGATAAATCTAAAGATGATAGTAATAAAGGTAAAAAGAAAAAACGTAAACAACGTAAAGGTAAAAACCAACGTAACCGTGATAAACAAGGCAAGACCAATCACAAACCGTTTTATAAAGATAAAAGTGTGAAGAAGAAATCACGCCGTAAGAAAAAATAA
- a CDS encoding histidine phosphatase family protein, which yields MSKTLYLMRHGQTMFNLRGKVQGASDSPLTELGISQAQTAGQYFKKHNIEFDNLYSSSSERACDTLENVAPNIPYQRSKGLKEWSFGILEGESVDLLTAMWDNSDLFGNRLVAFEGDSKEDVETRLNQTLNKMMEETVGSTVLAVSHGTGIQAFLRTLIGDTAASEVFIGNCHILKFEYDNQKFKYIEKIDPIEELK from the coding sequence ATGTCTAAAACACTTTATTTAATGAGACATGGTCAAACAATGTTTAATTTAAGAGGGAAAGTTCAAGGAGCAAGTGACTCTCCATTAACTGAATTAGGGATTTCACAGGCTCAAACAGCAGGACAATACTTTAAAAAACATAACATTGAATTTGATAATTTGTATTCATCAAGTTCTGAGCGAGCTTGTGATACATTAGAAAATGTAGCGCCAAATATCCCATATCAACGTTCTAAGGGATTAAAAGAATGGAGTTTTGGTATATTAGAAGGTGAAAGTGTAGATTTATTAACAGCTATGTGGGATAACAGCGATTTATTTGGAAATCGTCTCGTTGCTTTTGAAGGTGATTCAAAAGAAGATGTGGAAACACGATTAAATCAAACTTTAAACAAGATGATGGAAGAGACAGTAGGTTCAACTGTTTTAGCCGTTAGCCACGGCACTGGTATTCAAGCTTTTTTAAGAACACTGATTGGTGACACTGCAGCATCAGAAGTTTTTATAGGAAATTGCCATATTTTGAAATTTGAGTATGATAATCAAAAATTTAAATATATTGAAAAAATAGATCCAATTGAAGAATTAAAATAA
- a CDS encoding GNAT family N-acetyltransferase: protein MSDIHIEKGRPQHQEGGQLTYAAIDDMAEVILGKTNEKEIEADLQKLWKNRANRFSHEFSFVAMQDEKVLGAITCAPLEQIEKAMTPTVLQIISMNKLKPFISIAKHPKRFYALVSMEEGQEDEYHISMLATMPDARGKGIGGKLLDYAKQQAIEHGFKKLSLTVVKDNDKAIRLYKKQGFEIVGNIDHPPYHLYQMRKELK from the coding sequence ATGAGTGATATACATATTGAAAAGGGACGTCCTCAACATCAAGAAGGTGGACAACTGACTTATGCAGCAATAGATGATATGGCTGAGGTCATCTTAGGAAAGACAAATGAAAAAGAAATTGAAGCGGATTTACAAAAATTATGGAAAAATCGAGCAAATCGATTTAGTCATGAGTTCTCATTTGTGGCGATGCAAGATGAGAAAGTTCTAGGTGCCATTACATGTGCACCTCTCGAACAAATTGAAAAAGCAATGACACCAACTGTACTTCAAATTATTTCAATGAATAAGTTAAAACCATTTATTTCAATTGCTAAACACCCCAAACGTTTCTATGCACTTGTCTCAATGGAAGAGGGACAAGAAGATGAATATCATATTAGTATGTTAGCTACTATGCCTGATGCTAGAGGTAAAGGCATAGGAGGGAAATTATTAGATTATGCTAAACAACAAGCGATTGAACATGGATTTAAGAAACTCTCTCTTACTGTAGTGAAAGATAATGATAAAGCAATAAGATTGTATAAAAAGCAGGGTTTTGAAATAGTTGGGAACATCGATCATCCTCCATATCATTTATATCAAATGAGAAAAGAATTGAAATAA
- the smpB gene encoding SsrA-binding protein SmpB: MAKKKKKSPGTLAENRKARHDYNIEDTIEAGIELKGTEIKSIRRGSANLKDSYAQVKRGEMFVNNMHIAPYEEGNRFNHDPLRSRKLLLHKREIIKLGERTREIGYSIIPLKLYLKHGQCKVLLGVARGKKLHDKRQALKDKAMKRDVDRAIKARY, from the coding sequence ATGGCTAAGAAAAAAAAGAAATCACCAGGTACATTGGCTGAGAACCGTAAAGCAAGACATGATTACAATATTGAAGATACGATTGAAGCGGGTATCGAATTAAAAGGGACCGAAATCAAATCTATCCGTCGTGGTAGCGCAAACTTAAAAGATAGCTACGCCCAAGTTAAACGTGGCGAAATGTTTGTGAATAACATGCATATTGCGCCATATGAAGAGGGAAACCGTTTCAATCATGATCCTTTGCGTTCTAGAAAATTATTACTCCACAAACGTGAGATTATTAAACTAGGTGAACGCACTAGAGAAATTGGTTATTCAATCATTCCATTGAAGCTATATTTAAAGCATGGTCAATGTAAAGTGTTATTAGGTGTAGCACGTGGTAAAAAACTTCATGATAAACGCCAAGCTTTAAAAGACAAAGCGATGAAACGTGATGTTGATCGTGCAATTAAAGCCCGTTATTAA
- a CDS encoding LysE family transporter, whose translation MIQAAIHGLLLALGLILPLGTQNIFIFNQGANHARFRRVIPVIITAGLCDTMLILLAVIGISLILLTLPILQLIIYLTGLIFLIYMAWTLWRASPQNVEISHQSFSPRKQISFALSVSLLNPHAIMDTIGVIGTSASAYFGSEKVAFTIATISVSWLWFIFLAILGHSVGQIDKSGKLVLLLNKLSSIFILVVSFIIITKIWHILF comes from the coding sequence TTGATTCAGGCAGCAATTCATGGACTATTATTAGCATTAGGTTTAATTTTGCCATTAGGCACGCAAAATATTTTCATTTTCAATCAAGGCGCAAATCACGCTAGGTTCAGACGTGTTATTCCTGTGATTATTACTGCAGGTTTATGTGATACGATGTTAATCCTACTAGCTGTTATAGGTATATCTCTAATTCTACTTACACTACCTATTTTGCAATTGATTATTTATCTTACTGGTTTAATATTTTTGATTTATATGGCTTGGACGTTGTGGCGCGCCTCCCCACAGAATGTTGAAATATCGCATCAAAGTTTTTCACCACGTAAACAAATTAGCTTTGCGTTGTCAGTGTCCCTATTAAATCCACATGCGATTATGGACACAATTGGAGTCATTGGTACAAGTGCTTCTGCTTATTTTGGTTCTGAAAAGGTAGCATTTACCATAGCCACTATTTCAGTTTCATGGTTATGGTTTATTTTTTTAGCCATACTTGGACATTCAGTGGGTCAAATTGATAAATCTGGTAAGCTTGTACTTCTTTTAAATAAACTTTCTAGTATTTTTATTTTAGTAGTATCATTCATCATTATTACAAAAATTTGGCATATACTTTTTTAG
- a CDS encoding GNAT family N-acetyltransferase, whose protein sequence is MANIRILKTEDLEIYKALLANNSYTFSWDQFYHQHVTDDYLLNILSSNDQFWNIFGAFKNNELVACVTLRQLRQIGRQHKGIVENLFLKDKQDEITVQDLVCDVINYAKEQEIEKLMTCVTSNNISGKIFFTSFGFETLGLEENSAKVGDEYFDVHWLLYEIT, encoded by the coding sequence ATGGCTAATATTCGGATACTTAAGACTGAAGATTTAGAAATTTATAAAGCATTATTAGCAAATAATTCCTATACATTTTCTTGGGATCAATTTTATCACCAACATGTTACAGACGATTATCTACTCAACATCCTCTCTTCAAATGATCAATTTTGGAATATTTTTGGCGCATTTAAAAATAATGAACTCGTAGCTTGTGTCACTTTACGCCAACTCAGACAAATCGGAAGACAACATAAGGGGATTGTTGAAAATCTGTTTTTAAAAGATAAACAAGACGAAATTACTGTTCAAGACTTAGTGTGTGACGTCATTAATTATGCCAAAGAGCAAGAAATTGAAAAGTTAATGACCTGTGTCACATCTAATAATATTAGTGGCAAAATATTCTTTACATCTTTCGGGTTTGAAACGCTTGGTTTAGAGGAAAATTCAGCAAAAGTCGGTGATGAATATTTTGATGTGCATTGGTTACTATATGAGATAACTTAA
- the aroD gene encoding type I 3-dehydroquinate dehydratase, with protein MTTVDVAVTIAPTELIDNATLNDLTQYQDEIDIVELRIDQWPENHIQLLTENLEILHNQHANFKVLATYRTSSQGGKGSLPYEAYMKLLQDIVHLDYCHMVDIEWDSNYDVFAHRDFVRLAQENYKQVIVSYHNFQETPDIDILKFTYYKMHQLNPDYVKIAVMPQCREDVATLLQAMAASVDAVYPKVIGISMSQLGVVSRVAQGAFGGAVSFGCLGEPQAPGQLHVKTLKAQLSFYENI; from the coding sequence ATGACAACAGTAGATGTAGCCGTAACAATAGCACCAACAGAATTAATAGATAATGCAACATTAAATGATTTAACACAATATCAAGATGAAATAGATATTGTGGAATTACGCATTGATCAATGGCCAGAAAATCATATACAATTACTTACTGAAAATCTCGAAATACTGCACAACCAACATGCAAATTTTAAAGTATTAGCCACATACCGTACGAGTTCACAAGGTGGTAAAGGCAGTTTACCTTATGAAGCGTATATGAAGCTTTTACAAGACATTGTGCATTTAGATTACTGTCATATGGTTGATATTGAATGGGATAGTAATTATGATGTCTTTGCTCATCGTGATTTCGTTCGTTTAGCACAAGAGAACTATAAACAAGTGATAGTGTCGTATCATAATTTTCAAGAGACACCTGATATAGATATCCTAAAATTTACTTATTATAAAATGCATCAATTGAATCCTGATTATGTCAAAATCGCAGTAATGCCACAATGTCGAGAAGACGTTGCAACGTTATTACAAGCGATGGCTGCCAGTGTAGATGCCGTTTATCCAAAGGTGATTGGTATTTCAATGTCGCAGTTGGGTGTAGTAAGTCGTGTGGCACAAGGTGCCTTTGGAGGAGCTGTTTCATTCGGATGTTTAGGAGAGCCTCAAGCGCCTGGTCAACTACATGTAAAAACGTTGAAAGCGCAATTATCATTCTATGAAAATATATAG
- a CDS encoding IS3 family transposase, whose amino-acid sequence MKELYETLNFGLSLLLKVSEIAKSVYYYWINCFKKPDKNNEIVEAIKEICDACDYTYGYRRVTQTLKNRGTTVNHKKVRRIMKELGLTCKKFNHKNRKYSSYKGTIGKVSNNLLKRRFNTDRPFQKIVTDITEFKLSDGTKLYLSPFMDLYNSEILSYSISTRPTLDIVINSLNEILIKRPRLNYRMTIHSDQGWHY is encoded by the coding sequence ATTAAAGAATTATATGAAACCTTAAACTTTGGGTTAAGCCTATTACTTAAAGTCTCAGAAATAGCTAAATCAGTTTATTACTATTGGATTAATTGTTTTAAAAAACCAGATAAAAACAATGAAATTGTGGAAGCAATTAAAGAAATATGTGACGCTTGTGATTACACTTACGGATATCGTCGAGTTACTCAAACATTGAAAAATAGAGGAACAACTGTAAATCATAAAAAAGTAAGAAGAATAATGAAAGAACTAGGATTAACATGTAAAAAATTCAATCATAAAAATCGCAAATATAGTTCATATAAAGGGACAATTGGCAAAGTATCAAACAATTTATTAAAACGTCGTTTTAATACAGATCGTCCATTTCAAAAAATTGTAACTGATATCACAGAATTTAAATTATCTGATGGCACTAAATTATATTTATCGCCTTTTATGGATTTATATAATTCTGAAATCTTAAGCTATAGTATTTCTACACGTCCTACACTAGATATTGTCATTAACTCTTTAAATGAGATTTTAATTAAACGACCTAGACTTAACTATCGTATGACGATACACTCTGACCAAGGTTGGCATTACTAG
- the lnsA gene encoding lipoprotein N-acylation protein LnsA — MTINQHFIFKIFSIVLIVILASHPFAQANTLTTSSTKDDNFKLQPGDIILTKGPVLFGFFGHSSIALNHDTVLQIEGPGQKPITESFDSFKERFGEGKNDWIKVYRCSKAGAGQKAANWASQHYKDSDKTYLVTLNPKSERFTYCTKIIYQAYKYGVNKNAVNDQGLLIISPYALVDNFTEAYQLKLVKTY, encoded by the coding sequence GTGACAATCAATCAACACTTTATTTTCAAAATTTTTTCTATTGTATTAATAGTAATTTTAGCCTCTCATCCTTTTGCTCAAGCTAATACTTTAACAACCTCATCTACTAAAGATGATAACTTCAAACTACAGCCTGGAGACATTATTTTAACTAAGGGACCTGTGTTATTTGGATTCTTTGGTCATTCTAGTATCGCGCTTAATCATGACACTGTATTACAAATTGAAGGGCCTGGGCAGAAACCTATTACTGAATCATTTGACTCATTTAAAGAACGTTTCGGAGAAGGTAAAAATGACTGGATTAAAGTATATCGATGTTCTAAAGCTGGAGCTGGTCAAAAAGCGGCTAATTGGGCATCTCAACATTACAAAGATAGTGATAAGACTTATTTAGTCACACTCAATCCTAAAAGTGAACGTTTTACTTATTGCACAAAAATTATCTATCAAGCTTATAAATATGGGGTTAATAAGAATGCAGTTAATGATCAAGGTTTACTCATCATCTCACCTTATGCCCTAGTAGATAATTTTACAGAGGCTTATCAACTTAAATTAGTTAAAACATATTAA
- a CDS encoding transposase, whose amino-acid sequence MGKHYKYEIKYKIVQEYLQGELSYKRSAEKYNLSNESLIKIWVNQYLEFGPEGLDKKLQKKVYSRDFKVSVLRFRQENKLSYRETANHFKISNSAMLAAWQRNFDEEGILGLDNKQRGRPSKMKRKQSSIKRNDSPLKESEREELERLRNENEMLKAGIAYQKKLQSLTQRYATKHPKK is encoded by the coding sequence ATGGGTAAACACTACAAATATGAAATCAAATACAAAATAGTCCAAGAATATTTACAAGGTGAATTAAGTTATAAAAGATCGGCAGAAAAATATAATCTATCTAATGAATCCTTGATAAAAATATGGGTTAATCAATATTTGGAATTTGGACCCGAAGGGCTAGATAAAAAGCTACAGAAAAAAGTATATTCTAGAGATTTTAAGGTATCTGTTTTAAGATTTAGACAAGAAAATAAGTTATCTTACCGAGAAACAGCTAACCACTTTAAAATTTCTAATTCAGCTATGTTGGCCGCTTGGCAACGCAATTTTGATGAAGAAGGAATTCTTGGTTTAGATAACAAACAGAGAGGACGGCCTTCTAAAATGAAAAGAAAACAATCATCAATTAAACGAAACGACTCGCCATTAAAAGAAAGTGAACGTGAAGAATTAGAAAGACTTAGAAATGAAAATGAAATGTTGAAAGCAGGTATTGCTTATCAAAAAAAGTTACAAAGCTTGACCCAACGTTACGCAACCAAACATCCGAAAAAGTAA
- a CDS encoding sterile alpha motif-like domain-containing protein produces MTFYDFVIGFINDDTPLGCLAKYIVNDHDFPKHEYNNKAIRAYVMSNYVDHQLIESANRAISLYKLI; encoded by the coding sequence ATGACATTTTATGATTTTGTTATTGGTTTTATTAATGACGATACACCTCTTGGATGTTTAGCAAAATATATAGTGAACGATCACGATTTTCCAAAACATGAATATAACAATAAAGCGATTAGAGCTTATGTTATGTCAAATTATGTCGACCATCAGCTAATTGAAAGCGCCAATCGTGCAATTAGTCTGTATAAATTAATTTGA
- a CDS encoding organic hydroperoxide resistance protein produces the protein MAVQYETKATNVGGRKGHVHTDDNAINVDVLPPQQADGNATNPEQLFAAGYASCFNGAFDLILKQNKVRDAEPEVTLTVRLEDDPNAESPKLGVAIDAKVKNVLSQEDAEKYLQEAHEFCPYSKAVKGNVDVDLNVQVVE, from the coding sequence ATGGCAGTTCAATATGAAACTAAAGCAACAAACGTTGGTGGACGTAAAGGACATGTTCACACTGACGATAATGCAATTAATGTAGATGTATTACCACCACAACAAGCGGACGGAAACGCAACTAACCCTGAACAATTATTCGCAGCTGGTTATGCTTCATGCTTCAATGGTGCATTCGATCTTATCTTAAAACAAAACAAAGTTCGCGATGCTGAACCAGAGGTGACATTAACAGTACGTTTAGAAGATGATCCTAATGCAGAAAGTCCTAAATTAGGCGTAGCTATCGACGCAAAAGTTAAAAACGTATTATCACAAGAAGACGCTGAAAAATATCTACAAGAAGCTCACGAATTCTGCCCTTACTCAAAAGCAGTAAAAGGTAACGTAGATGTAGACTTAAACGTACAAGTTGTAGAATAA
- a CDS encoding carboxylesterase: MQIKLPQPFFFEEGKRAVLLLHGFTGNSSDVRQLGRFLQKKGYTSYAPQYEGHAAPPEEILKSSPHVWFKDVLDGYDYLVNQGYEEIAVAGLSLGGVFALKLSLNRPVKGIITMCAPAEVKTEGSIYEGFLEYARNFKKYEGKDQATIDKEMADFHPTETLKELSETLGNVRNEIDEVLDPILVVQAEKDQMIDPQSANYIYNNVDSDEKHIKWYANSGHVITIDKEKEQVFEDVYDFLESLDWSE, from the coding sequence ATGCAAATTAAATTACCACAACCTTTCTTTTTTGAAGAAGGTAAACGTGCTGTCTTACTATTACATGGGTTTACAGGTAACTCATCAGACGTAAGACAATTAGGACGTTTCTTACAGAAAAAAGGGTATACATCATACGCCCCACAATATGAAGGACATGCTGCACCGCCAGAAGAAATTTTAAAATCTAGTCCTCATGTATGGTTTAAAGATGTACTTGATGGTTATGACTACTTAGTTAATCAAGGATATGAAGAAATTGCAGTGGCAGGGTTATCATTAGGTGGTGTATTTGCATTAAAATTAAGCTTAAACCGACCTGTTAAAGGTATTATAACAATGTGTGCGCCCGCTGAAGTGAAAACAGAAGGCTCTATTTATGAAGGCTTCTTAGAGTATGCACGTAATTTCAAGAAATATGAAGGTAAGGATCAAGCGACGATTGATAAAGAAATGGCAGATTTCCATCCTACTGAAACCTTAAAAGAATTAAGTGAAACACTAGGTAATGTTAGAAATGAAATCGATGAAGTGTTAGATCCTATCTTAGTCGTTCAAGCTGAAAAAGACCAAATGATTGATCCTCAATCAGCTAATTATATATATAATAATGTTGATTCAGATGAGAAACACATTAAATGGTATGCAAATTCAGGTCATGTCATTACAATTGATAAAGAAAAAGAACAAGTATTCGAAGACGTCTATGATTTCTTAGAATCGTTAGATTGGTCTGAATAA
- a CDS encoding poly-gamma-glutamate hydrolase family protein yields MKKRNNWYSKLYYIFLTTVIIITIIISFIIYKTHKEQSSSSLDYYSSFNDLAKHTTKGKDWGILTKNRKDDRILVTAIHGGGIEPGTTELARRIANIGKYDFYSFEGRLPEHNEKLHITSTVFNEPILEKMLKHTDETISIHGYAGEDPVVYVGGQDKKLAKSITHSLEDKGFTVQKSPKGVEATSSDNIINRDDEESGVQLELTTGQRALFFKNNNLNQETRSNSDNYTKTFYKFAKAVNKGIKDAQ; encoded by the coding sequence ATGAAAAAAAGAAATAATTGGTACTCTAAATTATATTATATATTTCTCACTACAGTTATCATTATAACAATTATTATTTCTTTCATTATTTATAAAACACATAAAGAGCAATCATCCTCTTCATTGGATTATTATTCAAGTTTTAATGATTTAGCAAAACACACTACGAAAGGTAAAGATTGGGGCATTCTTACTAAAAATCGTAAAGACGACCGTATATTAGTAACTGCTATACATGGTGGTGGCATTGAACCTGGAACTACTGAATTAGCTAGACGTATTGCAAATATTGGTAAATATGATTTCTATTCTTTCGAGGGGCGTCTTCCTGAACACAATGAAAAGTTGCATATTACTTCAACTGTATTCAATGAACCTATTCTTGAAAAAATGTTAAAACATACCGATGAAACTATTTCTATTCATGGCTATGCTGGCGAGGATCCTGTGGTTTACGTAGGTGGGCAAGATAAAAAACTAGCCAAGTCTATAACACACTCTCTCGAAGATAAAGGTTTTACTGTTCAAAAGAGTCCCAAAGGTGTGGAGGCCACTTCTTCAGATAATATTATTAACAGAGACGATGAAGAATCAGGTGTACAACTTGAATTAACCACTGGACAAAGAGCTTTATTTTTCAAAAATAATAATTTGAACCAGGAAACTAGAAGTAACTCTGACAATTATACAAAGACATTTTATAAGTTTGCAAAAGCTGTTAATAAAGGAATTAAAGACGCTCAATAG
- a CDS encoding GNAT family N-acetyltransferase → MQVTKTKLEEKDYAVALDIWERSVLETHEFLKESDRLELKKEIPTYFKYVEAYLWYDDDEVIGFSGTNEQNLEMLFIDPKYINQGYGTNIVQYLIKENKVQFVDVNKDNDNAIKFYEKNGFIKYDESQKDEQGRDYPILHMKLA, encoded by the coding sequence ATGCAGGTAACTAAAACTAAATTAGAAGAAAAAGATTATGCCGTAGCATTGGATATTTGGGAAAGATCTGTATTAGAAACGCATGAGTTTTTAAAAGAAAGTGATAGATTAGAATTGAAAAAAGAGATACCTACTTATTTTAAATATGTAGAGGCATATTTGTGGTATGACGATGACGAAGTCATTGGTTTTTCTGGAACTAATGAACAAAACTTAGAAATGTTATTTATAGATCCTAAATATATCAATCAAGGTTATGGCACAAATATAGTACAGTATCTAATTAAAGAAAATAAAGTACAGTTTGTTGATGTAAATAAAGATAACGACAACGCTATTAAATTTTATGAGAAAAATGGCTTTATAAAATATGATGAATCTCAAAAAGATGAACAAGGTAGAGATTATCCCATTTTGCATATGAAATTGGCATAG